GCGGGCAAGCAGGCGGTGACGCTGCTGCCCGGTGGTGCGTTTTTCCATCATGCCGACAGCTTTGGCATGATGCGTGGCGGCCATCTGGATATCTGTGTGCTGGGCGCTTTTCAGGTCTCGGCAACCGGTGATCTGGCCAACTGGAGCACGGGCGAGCCCGGCGCGATTCCGGCGGTAGGCGGGGCCATGGATCTGGCCATTGGCGCGAAACAGACCTGGGTCATGATGGATGTGCTGACCAAGCAAGGCGTCAGCAAGCTGGTTGAACAATGCAGCTACCCCTTGACCGGCCTGGCTTGCGTCAAGCGTGTGTATACCGATTTGGCGACCCTGGCTTGCACACCAGACGGTTTGCAGTTGATTGATCTGGTGCCCGGTTTGACCCATGAGGCACTGGAAGAAATGATTGGTTTGCCCATTGCCGCGGCCAAGCAGGGAGAGGGCCAATGACGGTCAGCCCCAGCGCCTTGAATACCGAACGGGGCATGTTCCGCGTCAGCGTGGAAGGTGATCCGCTGGCTCCGGCCCTGATTCTGAGCAACTCCCTGGGCACTACACAAGAAATGTGGAACCCGCAGGTGGCAGGTTTCGCCCAGTCCTACCGTCTGATTCGTTATGACACCCGTGGTCATGGCGGCAGCCCGGTCACTCCCGGCCCATACCGTTTCAAGGATTTGGGGCGTGATGTGCTGGCGATTCTGGACGCGCTGGATATCGAACGCGCTGCGTTTTGTGGCCTGTCCATGGGTGGTCACACCGGCTTGTGGCTGGGGGTGAATGCACCGGAGCGTTTGAACGCGCTGATCGTGTGCAATAGCGCGGCCAAGATTGGTACTGCCCAAGCCTGGCAGGAACGGGCCGACGCTTTGCGCCGAGGCGGTGCCGCCCAGATGCGTACTCTGGCGGACTCGGCGCCTTCGCGCTGGTTTGGTGAAGCCTTTATCCAGCAATCGCCCGAATTGGTCAAAGCCATGCAGGATAGCTTGGCCAAGCTGGACCCACTGGGTTACGCCGCCTGCTGCGATGCTTTGGCCGAGTCGGATCTTCGTGATCAGATCAGCCGTATTGCGGCACCGACCCTGCTGGTCGCTGGCGAATGGGACCCGGTTACGACAGTTGCCGATGCCCAGGCCATGCAAGCCAGTATTCCTGGCTCCAAAGTGGCGGTCGTACCGGCTTCGCACCTGTCCAATCTGGAAGCGCCCGAAGCCTTCGGGCGCGCCGTATTGAATTTTTTGGCCCAGGCCTGAGTGCCCGAGCGCTT
This genomic window from Alcaligenes faecalis contains:
- a CDS encoding 3-oxoacid CoA-transferase subunit B — encoded protein: MTLNYQRRSKDELAQRVAQDIHDGAYVNLGIGMPTLVANHLPAGVEVVLHSENGILGMGPAPAAGQEDYDLINAGKQAVTLLPGGAFFHHADSFGMMRGGHLDICVLGAFQVSATGDLANWSTGEPGAIPAVGGAMDLAIGAKQTWVMMDVLTKQGVSKLVEQCSYPLTGLACVKRVYTDLATLACTPDGLQLIDLVPGLTHEALEEMIGLPIAAAKQGEGQ
- the pcaD gene encoding 3-oxoadipate enol-lactonase, giving the protein MTVSPSALNTERGMFRVSVEGDPLAPALILSNSLGTTQEMWNPQVAGFAQSYRLIRYDTRGHGGSPVTPGPYRFKDLGRDVLAILDALDIERAAFCGLSMGGHTGLWLGVNAPERLNALIVCNSAAKIGTAQAWQERADALRRGGAAQMRTLADSAPSRWFGEAFIQQSPELVKAMQDSLAKLDPLGYAACCDALAESDLRDQISRIAAPTLLVAGEWDPVTTVADAQAMQASIPGSKVAVVPASHLSNLEAPEAFGRAVLNFLAQA